In a genomic window of Melopsittacus undulatus isolate bMelUnd1 chromosome 1, bMelUnd1.mat.Z, whole genome shotgun sequence:
- the ZNF830 gene encoding zinc finger protein 830, producing MAAAGVGPGRKQVRQEELRRLMREKQRQNAGKKRIESPFAKYNSLGHLSCTLCNAPVKSELLWQTHVLGKQHRERVAELKGTKQTAAGSAPSTSSHPVKRKTVDTEDTESKRVKGAGEKPHTSASGLPADFFDETERDSASKQLSKTPGPSLLSGNYDDDDDGDEEEEKDQSNTSSVMHKTEIPPPTQEVIANALPADFFDSKTTAAPILSHSGSIQKAEIQEKVVERKENTAEALPEGFFDDPEVDAKVRKVDAPKDQMDKEWDEFQKAMRQVNTISEAIVAEEDEEGRLDRQIGEIDEQIECYRRVELLRNRQDLIKEKLKEAMRLKATQEKEDEAIGSEDEEELQDLLSQDWRVKGALL from the exons ATGGCGGCGGCCGGGGTGGGTCCGGGGCGGAAGCAGGTGCGGCAGGAGGAGCTGAGGCGCCTGATGCGTGAGAAGCAGCGGCAGAACGCGGGCAAGAAGCGGATCGAGTCGCCCTTCGCCAA GTACAACAGCCTAGGGCACCTGAGCTGCACGCTGTGCAACGCGCCCGTGAAGAGCGAGCTGCTGTGGCAGACACACGTCCTGGGCAAGCAGCACCGTGAG AGAGTTGCAGAATTAAAAGGCACAAAGCAGACGGCAGCTGGTTCAGCTCCTAGCACATCATCTCATCCTGTCAAAAGAAAAACCGTTGACACAGAAGATACAGAGTCAAAGAGAGTAAAAG GTGCAGGTGAAAAGCCACACACGTCTGCATCCGG GCTACCAGCAGATTTTTTTGATGAAACAGAGCGAGACAGTGCAAGCAAACAACTTTCAAAGACTCCAGGTCCTAGTTTATTGTCAGGAAATTATGATGAcgatgatgatggtgatgaagaggaggaaaaagatcAATCAAACACATCTTCTGTTATGCATAAAACGGAAATTCCACCTCCAACTCAAGAAGTAATAGCTAATGCTCTGCCTGCAG ACTTCTTTGACAGCAAAACTACAGCTGCTCCTATACTTTCCCATTCAGGATCCATACAGAAAGCAGAGATACAGGAGAAGGTAGTGGAAAG gaaagaaaacactgctgaagCTTTGCCAGAAGGTTTCTTTGATGATCCAGAAGTGGATGCAAAA GTGCGAAAAGTTGATGCTCCAAAGGATCAGATGGACAAAGAATGGGATGAATTTCAAAAGGCAATGCGACAGGTCAACACA atTTCAGAAGCAATAGTGGCagaagaggatgaggagggacGACTAGATCGTCAGATTGGAGAAATTGACGAGCAGAT TGAATGTTATCGCCGTGTTGAGCTGTTGCGTAACCGCCAGGATCTGataaaggagaaattaaagGAAGCCATGAGATTAAAAGCAACTCAAGAGAAAGAGGATGAGGCTATTGGTAGTGAAGATGAAGAAGAGTTGCAGGATTTGCTGTCTCAAGACTGGCGGGTGAAAGGGGCTTTGTTGTAG